The proteins below are encoded in one region of Microscilla marina ATCC 23134:
- a CDS encoding hint domain-containing protein gives MMKNIGYFLLTIVLLVVSLGAQASDSTSIQGYYYTKSRVQQMIGLLDQQIVQNARLPKAAQSYVVDGREKYYGQPTFTPGKRDTLNEYLKGVNEEGTEKVAFYIIIPPPLLLQFAEVTELEKDSVTTKNTMRPFGNDKSKLYEDSQKAIQAFTAEVFRGSKLNEAQTKGLLLNLDSFIDISTRKNKEGEQDPKDIVAGAVDGQYTERFYPCLVFGRSLGVQTIKNAIAAIRQKTKESFVQSKKEVSLIPYQALWGLTTMYVSTLHEFINKAAGKFKKGNENLAQYKALAKLDISKMPFTKRAELLNKVRTYKRTQAKTFTKGRVEVSDFAGIFNGDITSFFEDDVFLKQFLNPQNPFHLEVITTSEESVIASQKDFISKIKGRTAHQLALERTLPANVVRISMHFSYDEAKDRLNAIWTINFGEYLQLGKNRQTVILNLPEAPGDFAIMMAQGLKLFEAALKDLIKYLEKQKIKEKDWNKPGLTEPEKTINPLLAGVYNGLIDQLQSAPESILSLIALMRNLVKYMMDEKYKQEIDALLAKLTIDDLGVVAQAIVDEQIQQYEEEYKKAINNKSYFVGKIMVDIIFTVIKLVNGQALVKIIKETLDGFKKVTSWKKKKKKGKGKKKDKADKFIVDLKTLSKKLYVQKYNKSRKKYDTKKLLAKGEFVNIEGQKLFRFVELKNVSGVSKTTIYSKFLSKVIGEDGVYVKSSQKAAETSALGRWLKSKGYVQVREVKKLGKTGTVFTKKEYYVAAKGQKWVVKENESSKKELVTAVYFSSLKSLKIDIQKGAADNEKSSILDALWNKLQTKGINVVYTRESDHVNKITAAANDQSKLNADGKKTVIGKWAATKGFTYTVPRYGDKGEKMVAVRFTKTACFVAGTKVWLANGTVVNIEDVKEGAWVKAFDTMTGKEVIGQITFTMVKASGALVKIYTTTDTLWVTPEHPFYVNGQWISAGNLKKGDQLTLLNHRQLLASKTRHLPRSAAPATICRIAVKDTVATVYNLMVARYHNYYVGNAGALVHNTNCTPEIKTRSPKNDQFRAYVEIENDALRANKEKTLGLLNIKKIENFEKLLQFDLARLPRNLRENKDFIHKLLTALYQKYTGEGDARKESTSGVILPKKNNKYHQLIKEWATKGGFTQEQQVKGKALLIRESKGLRVIVKNNEAKLNNGSANLPEVLAKAIVDKYDVLRFEFKLNDQKLKEYLDKHQAGATKKSFKDAQDLKKDVLITLFAQNSKRAEALHWQTKEDKACFDLLKQAKVPAQFTNPKNYQYRYNFKKGAIISIKPFLVKELSQAKKWEAYLGYELNSNKTALSEAVYKINYDKAKSPYHLRFEPNFASLKKYKLKAATNKIYEKITGGHKNKKIAGAFFAKEQLKSVFDKLARVHITEDDYETRMKGIFNADATAQHLTFDIQKMLVFYHKDQGIGVGKAQEIKVSKRMSKGANEVTYVAKVEDITIAKLTHKKGNGGIIRFTELFQNKQLCLYKPKEAFKKLYEEATKQAKSDNIPLSTLAINTKVEGKPNPYLSMVKDWGQTQGFTKKVEENAGLEIRLYKDPQKPVILVENATQTNKNEFVAVMKYGGTVLKDKNTKKVIFAKAKIKTVGFEQKDILDVNFDKNLQKLLSDNKVKHKKYLDNIQQLKADILTELLKKANSSRYKAVSLGKDYKFVKLWASSATSSRLKYFHKFSEDNKSAKGEAWLSPNQYVLEKNNTDATDVVWLVSKGNDIKNPGTKTTELGSVGYDRSKTMLVFKDIKGWDIEGFKTVLKHVNNPTKVDSHTVNVITIRRENLDNAGNAKSTFVGWVKKQRYKYQYGLVIKRGNNHVATNVVQSPKYYLQKLTGYAKLLRLLFRKKAAVPKDVQAYAFMNKPSLVFQNNGTSLDEKEWSVVLGHVIPRSNQVSFKTTGLTFRFSFLDGGETIHFLSETKKDKKQGIYNLNKFSYDASFKDAMKKLFEGAGLKPYMANVAQVSFNSKSVSNIILKLEKEGSNDENRKREYFKNNINIIAKWVIEGQDLIKEREKYVVVSEGSDRVTLATQPCFPAGTVIKTKQGHKPIEQITPQDSVYARNIRTGKVALQPVVHTTQKTAQRLIKIYAQGKLLSQPTPNHRFYLGASEASAGRWVAAENLQPGDSLWLFNQRKIAIDSLIKVDTTVKVYNFEVANFHTYYVGKQSVLVHNDCGNLPEFLVKVQQLGTDAARKLIQQANIASKKLITAPKVSTKITLEQTKVKIMLATGKSTGKLEQMTSWRYKGKANVNLANKWAKVLDKTYLGDNPKYDARNESVGIGVTPYNEKYLLAIHRDLLFSHILGHKGVNKNKNGIHCLLFPIIPDPNANGVLSSQARKLLKPLIAKLKPALKKLEPRKKSLLGSPVNYLPIAREGSKISPRPRTYFKYSHFLEEALEAITNKYKDSKTGKIKATPENIKKEFEHLIQQARAYFGNKAFAGFVNAGDARKRIGPSEQIISNWSAKYKPLAGELEAVTYHMIELGIDVFFKSAPKPKFSLTKLASTKTLEEAGIARALQNQEFRKVAQQLYDKVWISKAKGYKLVKGDKKQETLLKRLLRVYLLQDLFVEDTRSRSSFGTILRKMTIQSSSDKLGGKFVEGSNILFINGLKNLAINNLTDIEILCGGLRVLPVAKAAIKYRIQNGNRINNNLKGSKFSTWNSHKNSLWDQVIKKKAGEYEVQPGWVVYGLQGSNSSSKITRTRRPIGTSGKNISLANVQKYVLDNDPETALYCVYKGDNPTKDAEGELIKELILIEGLKFSELNDMEKDFIFKTSGAKQKMLPMHEASWWNTQLTLRIKNTAGRRTIQFLYGASGVLATLHYSARFKPGKPLPWWANYLKEKTEWLISNWDILPW, from the coding sequence ATGATGAAAAATATTGGTTACTTTTTATTGACAATTGTTTTGCTTGTGGTTTCGTTGGGAGCACAAGCCAGCGATAGCACTAGTATCCAAGGCTACTATTATACCAAAAGCCGGGTGCAGCAGATGATTGGTTTGCTCGACCAGCAAATTGTACAAAATGCCCGTTTGCCTAAAGCCGCCCAAAGCTATGTGGTAGATGGTCGCGAGAAATATTATGGTCAACCTACTTTTACTCCTGGCAAGCGAGATACGCTCAACGAGTATTTGAAGGGAGTCAATGAAGAAGGCACCGAAAAGGTCGCGTTTTATATCATCATCCCCCCTCCTTTGTTGTTGCAGTTTGCCGAGGTAACCGAACTTGAAAAGGACTCAGTAACGACCAAAAATACCATGCGTCCGTTTGGAAACGATAAGTCTAAGCTATACGAAGACTCACAAAAGGCTATCCAGGCATTTACTGCTGAGGTTTTTAGGGGCAGTAAACTAAACGAAGCCCAAACCAAAGGTTTGTTGCTCAACTTAGACAGTTTTATTGACATAAGCACCAGAAAAAATAAGGAAGGGGAACAAGACCCAAAAGACATTGTAGCAGGTGCTGTAGACGGGCAGTATACAGAACGCTTTTATCCTTGTTTGGTGTTTGGCAGGAGTTTGGGGGTCCAAACAATCAAAAATGCCATTGCTGCCATCAGACAAAAAACCAAAGAGTCGTTTGTCCAGAGCAAAAAGGAAGTAAGTCTGATTCCTTACCAGGCGCTTTGGGGTTTGACTACGATGTATGTGTCTACCTTGCACGAGTTTATCAACAAAGCCGCAGGTAAATTCAAAAAAGGAAACGAAAATTTGGCCCAATACAAAGCTTTGGCAAAGCTTGACATCTCTAAAATGCCTTTTACCAAAAGAGCCGAGTTGCTCAATAAAGTAAGAACCTATAAAAGGACCCAGGCGAAAACCTTTACCAAAGGTCGGGTAGAAGTGAGCGACTTTGCCGGGATTTTTAATGGCGATATTACCTCTTTTTTTGAAGACGACGTCTTCCTCAAACAATTTCTCAACCCTCAAAACCCTTTTCATCTCGAAGTCATCACTACCTCCGAAGAAAGCGTGATTGCTTCACAAAAAGACTTTATTTCCAAGATCAAAGGACGTACTGCCCACCAGTTGGCGTTAGAGCGCACCCTGCCCGCCAATGTAGTGCGCATTAGCATGCACTTTAGCTATGACGAAGCCAAAGATCGGCTAAACGCTATTTGGACCATCAATTTTGGGGAGTACTTACAGCTAGGCAAAAACCGCCAAACCGTGATATTGAACCTACCCGAAGCCCCCGGCGATTTTGCCATTATGATGGCACAGGGGCTTAAGTTGTTCGAGGCAGCGTTGAAAGACTTGATTAAGTACCTAGAAAAACAAAAAATTAAAGAAAAAGACTGGAACAAGCCAGGTCTTACCGAACCCGAAAAAACGATTAATCCTTTATTGGCAGGAGTATACAATGGGTTGATAGACCAACTCCAGTCAGCGCCTGAAAGCATACTAAGCTTGATTGCCCTTATGCGCAACTTGGTTAAGTATATGATGGATGAAAAATACAAGCAAGAAATAGATGCTTTGTTGGCAAAATTGACCATTGATGATTTGGGAGTAGTGGCTCAGGCGATTGTAGATGAACAGATTCAACAATATGAGGAGGAGTACAAGAAGGCGATCAATAACAAGTCTTACTTTGTGGGTAAGATTATGGTAGACATTATTTTTACCGTCATCAAACTTGTCAATGGGCAGGCCTTGGTAAAAATAATAAAAGAAACCTTGGATGGTTTTAAGAAGGTAACGAGTTGGAAGAAGAAAAAGAAGAAAGGAAAGGGTAAGAAAAAAGATAAGGCAGACAAGTTTATAGTTGATCTCAAAACCTTGTCAAAAAAATTATATGTACAAAAATACAACAAGAGCCGTAAAAAATATGATACCAAAAAACTATTAGCAAAGGGGGAGTTTGTAAATATAGAAGGGCAAAAACTATTTAGGTTTGTAGAGCTCAAAAATGTAAGTGGAGTTAGTAAAACCACCATCTATAGCAAGTTTTTGTCAAAAGTAATAGGCGAAGACGGAGTATATGTAAAATCCTCACAAAAAGCGGCAGAGACTTCTGCGTTGGGTCGTTGGCTCAAAAGCAAAGGTTATGTGCAGGTAAGAGAAGTAAAGAAGCTAGGAAAAACAGGCACCGTATTTACTAAAAAAGAGTACTATGTGGCTGCCAAGGGGCAAAAATGGGTAGTAAAAGAAAATGAAAGCAGCAAAAAAGAATTGGTCACCGCCGTTTACTTTAGTAGCCTCAAATCCTTAAAAATAGACATTCAAAAAGGAGCGGCTGACAACGAAAAGTCAAGCATACTAGACGCCCTCTGGAACAAGCTCCAAACCAAAGGCATCAATGTAGTATATACACGAGAGTCTGACCACGTCAATAAAATCACTGCTGCGGCCAATGACCAAAGTAAACTCAATGCGGATGGTAAGAAAACCGTGATTGGTAAATGGGCGGCAACCAAAGGATTTACTTATACAGTTCCCCGTTATGGAGACAAAGGTGAGAAAATGGTGGCAGTTCGTTTTACCAAAACTGCTTGCTTCGTTGCGGGTACCAAAGTATGGTTAGCCAATGGTACTGTTGTGAATATAGAAGACGTAAAGGAAGGTGCCTGGGTAAAAGCTTTTGATACAATGACAGGTAAAGAAGTAATTGGTCAGATTACTTTTACGATGGTTAAAGCGTCTGGGGCATTAGTAAAAATTTATACCACTACAGACACCCTGTGGGTCACCCCTGAGCATCCCTTTTATGTAAATGGCCAATGGATATCGGCTGGCAATCTCAAAAAAGGTGACCAACTGACTTTACTTAACCACCGTCAGCTTCTTGCCAGCAAAACCCGCCATTTGCCCCGTTCGGCTGCACCAGCCACCATTTGTCGCATTGCTGTAAAAGATACTGTAGCAACCGTCTACAACTTGATGGTGGCACGCTACCATAATTATTATGTGGGCAATGCAGGAGCTTTGGTGCACAACACCAACTGTACCCCTGAGATTAAAACCCGTTCTCCTAAAAACGATCAGTTTAGAGCCTATGTAGAAATAGAAAATGATGCCCTGAGGGCAAACAAGGAGAAAACATTGGGGTTGCTGAATATCAAGAAAATTGAAAACTTTGAAAAACTTCTTCAGTTTGACCTGGCTAGACTGCCCAGAAACCTTCGGGAAAACAAAGATTTTATTCACAAATTGCTGACTGCTCTCTACCAGAAATACACAGGTGAAGGAGATGCCAGGAAAGAATCGACCAGTGGGGTGATACTGCCTAAAAAGAACAACAAATACCATCAGTTGATCAAAGAATGGGCAACCAAAGGAGGTTTTACCCAAGAACAACAGGTAAAGGGCAAAGCCTTGTTGATCAGAGAAAGCAAAGGCTTGCGGGTCATTGTAAAAAACAATGAAGCCAAGCTCAACAATGGCAGTGCAAACTTACCCGAAGTATTGGCAAAAGCCATTGTAGACAAGTATGACGTTCTAAGGTTTGAGTTTAAACTCAACGACCAAAAACTAAAAGAATACCTCGATAAACACCAGGCAGGTGCCACCAAAAAGAGTTTTAAGGATGCACAAGACCTGAAAAAAGATGTGCTGATAACCCTGTTTGCCCAAAATTCTAAAAGAGCAGAGGCGCTTCATTGGCAAACCAAGGAAGACAAAGCCTGTTTTGACTTGCTTAAGCAAGCAAAAGTGCCCGCACAATTTACCAATCCAAAGAACTATCAATACCGCTATAATTTTAAGAAAGGTGCCATAATATCGATCAAGCCTTTTCTTGTAAAGGAATTATCCCAGGCGAAGAAATGGGAGGCCTACCTTGGCTACGAGCTGAATTCTAACAAAACTGCTTTGTCAGAGGCAGTATATAAAATTAATTATGACAAGGCGAAGTCTCCTTATCATTTACGTTTTGAGCCAAACTTTGCCAGTTTGAAAAAATACAAACTCAAGGCAGCCACCAACAAAATATATGAGAAAATAACGGGTGGGCATAAAAACAAGAAAATAGCTGGGGCATTCTTTGCCAAAGAGCAACTAAAGAGTGTTTTTGATAAGTTGGCGAGGGTGCACATTACTGAAGACGATTATGAAACCCGTATGAAGGGGATATTCAATGCAGATGCCACTGCTCAACACCTGACATTTGACATACAAAAAATGCTGGTGTTTTATCACAAAGACCAAGGCATTGGTGTGGGCAAAGCACAAGAGATCAAGGTGTCTAAACGAATGAGTAAAGGTGCCAATGAAGTGACTTATGTAGCAAAGGTTGAGGACATTACTATCGCCAAACTCACCCATAAAAAAGGCAATGGTGGAATCATACGTTTTACTGAGCTTTTTCAAAATAAACAATTGTGTTTATACAAACCGAAAGAAGCCTTTAAAAAGCTGTATGAGGAAGCAACCAAACAAGCAAAATCAGACAATATACCCCTTAGCACTCTTGCCATCAACACCAAAGTAGAAGGCAAACCCAATCCATACTTATCTATGGTCAAAGATTGGGGTCAAACCCAAGGCTTCACCAAAAAAGTAGAAGAAAATGCAGGCTTGGAGATTAGGCTGTATAAAGACCCACAAAAGCCTGTAATACTGGTAGAGAACGCTACCCAAACGAATAAAAATGAGTTTGTGGCAGTGATGAAGTATGGAGGCACAGTGCTTAAGGATAAAAATACCAAGAAAGTAATATTTGCCAAGGCGAAGATTAAAACTGTAGGATTTGAGCAAAAAGATATACTTGACGTCAACTTTGATAAAAATCTTCAAAAGCTATTAAGCGACAATAAAGTGAAGCATAAAAAGTACTTAGACAATATTCAGCAACTCAAAGCTGATATATTAACTGAGTTACTCAAGAAAGCAAACAGTAGTCGTTACAAAGCGGTAAGCCTGGGTAAAGATTATAAGTTTGTAAAGTTGTGGGCATCAAGCGCTACGTCCTCCCGACTTAAGTACTTTCATAAGTTTTCTGAAGATAATAAGTCAGCCAAAGGAGAAGCTTGGCTGTCGCCGAATCAGTATGTATTAGAGAAAAACAACACAGATGCTACCGATGTGGTTTGGTTGGTATCGAAGGGAAATGATATTAAAAACCCTGGAACTAAGACCACCGAGTTAGGAAGCGTTGGTTATGATAGAAGTAAAACCATGCTGGTTTTTAAGGATATCAAAGGGTGGGACATCGAAGGTTTTAAGACAGTCTTAAAGCATGTAAATAACCCAACCAAGGTGGATAGCCATACCGTAAATGTGATAACCATCCGCAGAGAAAACTTAGATAATGCAGGAAATGCGAAAAGTACTTTTGTGGGTTGGGTAAAAAAACAGCGATATAAATATCAATATGGGCTAGTCATTAAACGGGGCAATAATCACGTAGCTACCAACGTGGTACAGTCCCCCAAATACTACCTGCAAAAACTTACAGGTTATGCTAAACTACTGAGGTTACTATTCAGGAAGAAGGCAGCTGTACCCAAAGATGTACAAGCCTATGCTTTTATGAATAAGCCTTCTTTAGTGTTTCAAAACAATGGAACCTCGTTAGATGAGAAGGAATGGTCAGTAGTGTTGGGTCATGTCATACCCAGAAGCAACCAGGTGAGTTTTAAAACTACTGGGCTTACCTTTAGGTTTAGTTTCTTAGACGGCGGCGAAACTATCCACTTTTTGAGTGAAACCAAAAAAGACAAAAAACAGGGAATATATAACCTAAACAAGTTTTCGTACGATGCATCGTTCAAAGATGCCATGAAAAAGTTGTTTGAGGGGGCTGGCTTAAAACCTTATATGGCCAATGTAGCACAGGTTTCGTTCAACAGCAAATCAGTAAGCAACATCATTCTCAAATTAGAAAAAGAAGGAAGCAACGACGAGAACCGAAAGAGGGAGTACTTTAAAAACAATATCAATATTATAGCCAAGTGGGTAATAGAAGGGCAAGACCTGATCAAAGAAAGGGAGAAATATGTGGTGGTTTCAGAAGGCAGCGATCGGGTTACGCTTGCTACCCAACCCTGTTTTCCAGCGGGTACTGTCATCAAAACCAAGCAGGGTCATAAACCCATTGAGCAAATCACCCCTCAAGACAGTGTATATGCCCGCAACATTCGCACGGGCAAAGTAGCGTTACAGCCTGTAGTGCACACCACCCAAAAAACAGCCCAACGGCTGATAAAAATTTATGCCCAAGGCAAGCTCCTGAGCCAACCTACCCCCAACCACCGCTTTTATTTGGGCGCCTCCGAAGCCAGTGCCGGGCGTTGGGTAGCCGCCGAAAACCTTCAGCCTGGCGATAGCTTGTGGCTGTTTAATCAACGAAAAATAGCCATTGATAGCCTCATAAAAGTAGATACTACAGTAAAGGTATACAATTTTGAAGTAGCCAACTTTCATACTTACTATGTGGGCAAGCAAAGTGTATTGGTGCACAACGATTGTGGCAACTTGCCTGAATTTTTGGTAAAGGTTCAGCAATTGGGGACCGATGCTGCCCGCAAACTGATACAACAGGCAAACATTGCTTCTAAAAAGTTAATCACTGCCCCCAAAGTATCTACCAAAATTACCCTGGAGCAAACCAAGGTGAAGATAATGCTTGCCACAGGAAAAAGCACAGGCAAATTAGAGCAGATGACCAGTTGGCGTTATAAAGGAAAAGCAAACGTGAATCTGGCAAACAAATGGGCAAAGGTCTTGGATAAAACATACCTGGGAGATAATCCAAAATACGATGCTCGAAACGAATCCGTTGGCATTGGTGTAACTCCTTACAATGAGAAATATTTGTTGGCAATTCACCGTGATCTATTGTTCAGTCATATACTTGGGCACAAGGGAGTTAATAAGAACAAAAATGGAATTCATTGTTTGTTGTTTCCCATCATCCCCGATCCTAATGCCAATGGGGTCTTGTCGTCTCAAGCAAGGAAATTGTTAAAGCCCTTGATAGCTAAGCTAAAGCCCGCGCTAAAAAAGCTTGAGCCGCGTAAAAAGTCACTATTGGGTAGCCCTGTTAACTATTTACCTATAGCCAGAGAGGGCAGCAAAATTTCCCCCCGCCCTCGTACATATTTTAAGTACAGTCATTTTCTAGAAGAGGCACTGGAAGCGATTACCAACAAATACAAAGACTCCAAAACAGGAAAGATAAAGGCTACTCCAGAGAACATTAAAAAGGAATTTGAACACCTAATCCAACAAGCACGTGCCTATTTTGGTAATAAAGCCTTTGCGGGTTTTGTCAACGCAGGCGATGCCCGCAAACGCATTGGTCCCAGTGAGCAGATTATCAGTAACTGGTCAGCAAAGTACAAACCGCTTGCTGGAGAACTTGAGGCAGTAACCTACCATATGATTGAATTGGGCATTGATGTATTTTTCAAAAGCGCCCCCAAGCCTAAATTTAGCCTTACAAAGCTGGCCTCAACCAAGACACTGGAGGAAGCAGGCATTGCCCGTGCGTTGCAAAACCAAGAATTTAGAAAGGTTGCCCAACAATTGTATGACAAAGTGTGGATTAGTAAGGCTAAAGGGTATAAGCTTGTTAAAGGAGACAAAAAACAAGAAACTTTATTAAAAAGGCTGTTGAGGGTTTATTTATTACAAGATTTGTTTGTGGAGGATACAAGAAGCAGAAGTAGTTTTGGAACAATTCTTAGGAAGATGACTATACAGTCTTCTAGTGATAAGTTGGGAGGGAAGTTTGTTGAAGGGTCTAATATATTGTTTATCAATGGTTTAAAAAACCTTGCTATAAATAACTTGACTGATATTGAAATCTTATGTGGTGGTTTAAGAGTTTTGCCGGTGGCAAAAGCAGCTATTAAATATCGTATTCAAAATGGGAATAGAATTAATAATAACTTAAAAGGGTCAAAATTTAGTACTTGGAATAGCCATAAAAATAGTTTATGGGATCAGGTAATCAAGAAAAAAGCAGGAGAGTACGAGGTACAGCCTGGTTGGGTAGTGTATGGATTGCAAGGGAGTAATTCGAGTAGCAAAATTACCCGTACCCGTCGTCCTATAGGTACTTCGGGCAAGAACATTTCGCTCGCAAATGTGCAAAAATATGTGTTAGACAATGACCCCGAAACAGCCCTGTATTGTGTATACAAAGGTGATAACCCCACTAAAGATGCCGAGGGGGAGTTAATCAAAGAGTTGATTCTGATTGAAGGGCTTAAGTTTAGTGAGCTGAACGATATGGAAAAAGATTTTATTTTTAAAACCTCTGGCGCCAAACAAAAAATGCTGCCCATGCACGAAGCATCCTGGTGGAATACCCAGCTCACCCTCAGGATAAAAAACACGGCAGGGCGCAGAACCATACAATTCTTGTATGGTGCAAGTGGAGTGCTTGCCACCTTGCACTATTCGGCTCGTTTTAAGCCGGGCAAACCTTTGCCTTGGTGGGCAAATTACCTTAAGGAAAAGACAGAATGGTTAATTAGTAATTGGGATATCCTGCCTTGGTGA
- a CDS encoding leucine-rich repeat domain-containing protein, whose translation MGLFNRKSRVEKISLVLDRDSSIYDDYEEKADKKWQKDLDKVFKSMKKNGTPDELKEFLAHRYPFHCWEHGLEDMEEIILNTKEMSVESPKNHSIPTQIGQCQNLEVFYLIQGRLQTIPPEFENLKSLKTLSVVVDNEFPEVISRLTNLQELILTQSNIDKIPKHINKLKKLKKLELNDLHYGTFPLEVCQLPQLSELGLMRNGIQTVPPSISNLKALTKLNLTGNPIQSISPKINQLENLKSLYLRGTNLPKTLKAQLSEWLPNTEIII comes from the coding sequence ATGGGACTATTTAATAGAAAAAGCAGGGTAGAAAAAATAAGTCTGGTGCTTGACCGAGATTCGAGCATATACGATGACTATGAAGAAAAGGCCGATAAAAAATGGCAAAAGGATTTAGATAAGGTATTTAAAAGCATGAAAAAAAATGGGACTCCCGATGAGTTAAAAGAATTCCTAGCACATAGGTATCCTTTTCACTGTTGGGAGCATGGGTTGGAAGACATGGAGGAAATCATTTTGAACACAAAAGAAATGAGCGTAGAATCACCCAAAAATCATTCTATTCCAACACAAATAGGCCAATGTCAAAATTTAGAAGTTTTCTATCTTATTCAAGGAAGGTTACAAACAATTCCTCCAGAATTTGAAAACCTTAAAAGCTTAAAAACCTTAAGTGTTGTTGTTGACAACGAATTTCCAGAAGTAATTTCTCGCTTGACAAACCTACAAGAATTAATACTTACCCAAAGCAATATTGACAAAATACCAAAACACATCAATAAACTAAAAAAGTTAAAAAAGTTAGAACTAAACGATCTACATTATGGCACCTTTCCTTTGGAAGTCTGTCAACTACCTCAGCTCTCTGAATTAGGGCTTATGAGAAATGGAATACAAACAGTCCCCCCCTCAATAAGCAACTTAAAAGCATTAACAAAACTTAATCTAACAGGAAATCCCATACAAAGCATATCTCCCAAAATAAATCAGTTAGAAAACCTAAAATCATTATATTTACGAGGTACTAATTTGCCAAAGACTCTTAAAGCACAGCTTTCAGAGTGGCTACCCAACACAGAAATCATAATTTAA
- a CDS encoding leucine-rich repeat domain-containing protein yields the protein MGLFNRKSRVEYIHEAIKQHEDIHREYDQKKIKKITKDFDKAFKDLKKNGTPDELKSLLAYHYPFHCWQYGLTDMKETIINTQEMAVNLPEIGYIPPEIGQFINLNTLVIYGRVHSITEELQKLNKLQVLSIVYDGDFPEVIVKLESLEELVLTHSTIRNPHPKITELKQLKILQLNHTNIDEISVEITQISNLEKLGLIRNNITSIPSSIVNLTKLKELNLAYNPITNIPMNIGLLKQLKYLSLKKANLSNEQKEFLRNSLPNASIIF from the coding sequence ATGGGACTATTTAATAGAAAAAGTAGGGTAGAGTATATACATGAAGCCATTAAACAACATGAAGACATTCATCGTGAGTATGACCAAAAGAAAATTAAAAAAATAACGAAAGATTTTGACAAGGCATTCAAAGATCTCAAAAAGAATGGAACACCCGATGAATTAAAAAGCCTTCTAGCCTACCATTATCCCTTTCACTGCTGGCAATACGGGCTCACTGACATGAAAGAAACCATTATAAACACTCAAGAAATGGCAGTTAACTTACCTGAGATAGGATACATACCACCAGAAATAGGTCAATTTATAAACCTAAACACATTAGTAATATATGGAAGAGTACATAGTATTACCGAAGAACTTCAAAAACTAAACAAACTACAAGTTCTATCTATTGTTTACGACGGCGATTTTCCTGAGGTAATTGTTAAACTAGAAAGTTTAGAAGAGCTTGTACTTACCCATAGCACTATTAGGAATCCTCATCCAAAAATAACTGAATTAAAACAACTAAAAATATTACAGCTCAATCATACTAATATTGATGAAATCTCTGTTGAGATTACTCAGATTTCTAATTTAGAAAAGCTTGGATTAATTAGAAATAACATAACATCCATCCCATCATCTATCGTCAATCTAACCAAGCTAAAAGAATTAAACCTTGCATATAATCCTATCACCAACATTCCAATGAACATTGGCTTGCTTAAACAACTTAAGTACCTAAGTTTAAAGAAAGCCAATCTATCTAATGAACAAAAGGAATTTCTAAGAAACTCTTTACCTAATGCTTCAATTATTTTTTAA
- a CDS encoding leucine-rich repeat domain-containing protein, whose amino-acid sequence MGLFNRKSRVEKISLVLDRDSSIYDDYEEKTNKKWQKDLDKVFKGMKKNGTPDELKEFLAYRYPFHCWEYGLEDMEEIVQNMTRISPYLPKSGQVPTRIGELTNLETLDLAYKSIGTIPEEISKLQNLKTLILGGNPINYFPDSITKLTNLEELLMGGFHLEEAPETIKNLKNLKTLHLINVRYESFPNAVINLVGLRELNLMGNKITEIPPTIKKLTNLVKLSLVGNPIEKIPVEIANLKLLNKLSMQNTKISNTTKSDIKKLLPNAIITF is encoded by the coding sequence ATGGGACTATTTAATAGAAAAAGTAGGGTAGAAAAAATAAGTCTGGTGCTTGACCGAGATTCGAGCATATACGATGACTATGAAGAAAAGACCAATAAAAAATGGCAAAAGGATTTAGATAAGGTATTTAAAGGCATGAAAAAAAATGGGACACCCGATGAGTTAAAAGAATTTCTAGCTTATCGTTATCCTTTTCACTGTTGGGAGTATGGGTTGGAAGACATGGAAGAGATTGTTCAGAATATGACAAGAATAAGTCCATATTTACCAAAAAGTGGTCAGGTCCCCACCAGAATAGGTGAATTAACCAATTTAGAAACACTAGACTTAGCATATAAATCTATTGGCACAATCCCAGAAGAAATAAGCAAACTACAAAACTTAAAAACATTAATTCTAGGGGGAAATCCTATTAATTATTTCCCAGATAGTATTACAAAGTTAACTAATCTAGAAGAGTTGCTAATGGGAGGGTTTCATTTGGAAGAGGCACCAGAAACTATTAAAAACCTCAAAAACCTAAAAACATTACACTTAATCAATGTTAGATACGAATCATTTCCAAATGCTGTTATAAACTTAGTAGGCTTGCGAGAACTAAACCTAATGGGGAATAAAATTACAGAAATTCCTCCTACAATTAAAAAGCTAACTAATTTAGTCAAACTTAGTCTAGTTGGAAATCCCATTGAGAAAATTCCAGTGGAAATAGCGAACCTTAAATTGCTGAATAAACTTTCTATGCAAAACACTAAAATATCCAACACAACAAAAAGTGATATTAAAAAACTATTGCCCAATGCAATAATAACCTTTTAA